The Halorussus gelatinilyticus genome contains the following window.
CAACTCCTCGTGGACCTCGCGGGCCGCGGCGAAGTCGCCCGACAGCCCGGCCTCGACCAACGCGGACGTGCGCTCGGGTTCGACGTTCGCCGAGACGCTGATGGTGCCCGTCGCGCCGAGCGAGAGCATCGGTAGGGTGAGGAAGTCGTCGCCAGAGAGGACCGAAAACTCCTCGTCGCGGGTCCGCTCGATGACCTCGCCGATGCGGTTCAGGTCGCCGCTGGCGGCCTTGTAACCCTGGATATTCTCGTGTTCCGCGAGCGAAACCGCGGTCTCGACCGCGACGTTGCGGCCCGTCCGCGACGGCACGTTGTAGACGATTTGGGGCACGTCCACCTCGTCGGCGACGGTCCGGTAGTGGCGCTCCATCCCCTCGGGTTCGGGCTTGTTGTAGTACGGCGAGATGAGGAGCAGGGCGTCGGCCCCGGCGTCGGCCGAGCGCCGGGAGAGTTCGAGGGCCTCGCGGGTGTTGTTGCTCCCGGACCCCGCGATGACGGGAACGTCAACCGCATCGGTGACGGCGTCCACGACCTCGACGTGTTCGTCGTGGGTCAGGGTCGCGCTCTCGCCGGTCGAGCCGACCGCCAGCAGGCCGTCCACGCCCGCGTCCGCGAGCCGTCGGGCGTCCGCTCGGAGCTGTTCGAAGTCGATACCGTCGTCGGCGTCGAAGGGGGTCGTCATCGCCGGGTAGACCCCGCTGAAGGGTTCGTCGGTGCGTGTCATGTGGTGCGTTCGGGACTGGTTCGCTGGTAACTGGTCGGAGATTGGTGCAGAACGAAAGTGGCCCGCGACGGGTCGCCACGCCGCCAAGGACCTATCAGTAACCGGGTTTTGTGCGTTTCAGCCCCGAAAAACCGACCGACCCGCCGCTGGCCGAGCGAGCGTCGATGGCCGCGGTGGCGTCGGGGTGCATGTGCGACACACTCATTGCCGGGAACTTAACTGTTGCGTCGAGTGCGATACCTACCACTCGTCAGCAAACCTTTATTTACGCCTAGGTGGGAGTTCGAACGTGGTCGATTGGGAACTCATCGCACGCTCCGGCGGCCGCTACTCCGTCGCCTACGGCGGCGGAACCGCCCTCCTCGTCGCGCTGACCGGTTGGTCGATGCTCCAACTGCTGGTGCTGGTGTTCGGTCTCCTGCTGTTGCTGTTCGTCGCGGGCGGCACCGGCACGGTTCGGATGGGGACTGCGATGGCGAACGCCGACTCGCCGGGGCTCTCGGGGACCGTCACGGACCCGACCGAGGACGACGCGTTCGCAACCGCGATAGACGCCGACCTGAAGCTGTTCTTCTACGCGGTCGGCCTGCTGGTCTTCGACTTCGCCGCGATGGTCGTCGGAAGCACGGTCTAATTCGCGTCTCGGAGACGCCACCGGTGACGACGCGTCAACTCAAGTCTGCGTCGTCGGCCGATTCGGCGAGCGCGTCGCCCGCGCGCAGGCGAGGAATCAGGCCCCGGTAGGAGGGCCGCAGGAGACCCGCTATCGGTACGACGACCTCGTCGGTTATTCCCTCTTCGAGGTGAGAGCGAAAGTCCGCGGACACCGCGTCGTACCCGTCGCGTTTCCACCGTTCGAGAATCGATTCGAACTCCGACTCGTCGCCCTCCACGATTGCGAGGAACTGGCACTCGATGGTCCCGGTCGGCTCGTCGGACTCCTCGATTTGGGCCTCGGGGACGTTGCTCTCGTACAGTCGCACTTCGAGTTCGAAGGGCGTCACGAACGCTCCGATGTCGGCTTCGTACCGCGGATTGCTCCCGTAGGAGATGCCGAACTTCGTTCGCGCAGGTCGGGTCTGTCCCGGCGAGATTTCGGAGAGAAAGAGGTCCAAGTCCGTGATGTGGTACTCGGTCGGCCTCATCTATCCCCTGCTGTTCAGTCGGGTTCGGTTCTCCGCGACCGGCTCGTCTCGTCGCCTCGTCCACACTCTGTCCGAAACCCAACTGGTTTCCGTCCGGGGAGTATCGGTGTCGAACTCATTCGTGTCGAGGACCGCTCGCTCCTTCTCCAACAGGAGGTCGGCCAGACTTCGGATTTCTGCCTTTCCGACCGCCTCCTCGACGAGATACGCCGCCGTCGCCTCCCGAGTCCGCTCGGGGAGGTCGAACGCCGAAACGTCTTCGTCCGAGCGGAGTCGCTCTCGGACGCTCTCGCGAATCGCTTCGACGTTTCGCGCGCGTCGGACCACGAGACTCGCTAACTCGCCCAACAGCTGTTCGTCGTGGAGCGCGAATCGCTTGTCCACGTCGAGAATATCGTTGTCGAGCGCTTCGAGATAGTCGTACACCGCCTGCCGGAGCTTCCGTCTCGTGTCGGCTTCGAGCGTCCGGTCGTCGCTGTCGATCTCCGAAGCGGGTCGCTTTCGGTTTCGCGCGTATCGAACCCACTCTTCGTCCTCGTCACTGAGGTCGACCGTGATGGAGAGACTCTCGTCGGACATAAGTGGGTCTCTTGTGGTTATATTTCCCTGCCACAGTCTTATAGGTTTTGTTCAAATCGTGTTCTCCCCGAACTTCGCCGTCACGTCCGCTCTCCAGTCGCTCGGTGGGTCGTTCGTTCGCCCGACGACGTAGTTCACGATTTCCTCGATGGCCTCCGCGAACTCGTACTCGTCCGCGACGAGCGTGCTGTACCAGTCCGCGATTCGGGAGTAGCCGGGGGCGTCCGTGACCCGCTCGTCGTTAGCCGCCAAGTGTCGTATCGCATCGACGTAGCAGCGATGTTCTGCTCTCGTGTAAGACGTTTTGTCGGCGAAGAAATCGAACAGCGGCGTTCGGTTCTCGTCGGCGAGGACGTAGATGTCGTCGCAGGACGCGTCCCCGATTTCGTCGCCGAAGACGCGATACTCGGCGTCGCGCTCCGCCGGACTCCCGCCTTCGCGGTACTTGGCGAGGTGGTCGGCGGCGATGGCGACGGCGGTCCGAGAGAGGCGAACTCGAAACACGAGCGGGCTGTAGTACGACGTGAACGCCTCGGAGGTCGTGAAGTTCTTCAGTACGCTCGCGGGCACCTCGTAGCTCGGTTGCGCTTCGGCCCGGAGCGTCCGAGCGATCAGGTGGGGAGCGTGACGGGAGAGTCCGCGGTAGACGGTCACCTCCGGTCCCTCCGTCCGGTCGAGAAACGCCTGCGTGACACAGTAGAGGTCCCCGGCGACCGCTCGGTGGTCGGGGTCCGTTCGGTGGGTCGGTGGGTCCTCGCCGCGAACCTCACACTCGACGCCGAACGTCTGCTTGAAGAGGAGTTCGTGACGCTGAGGATACCCGTGTTTCGGGTGCGAAGACACCTTCCACCGGTAATGGGGGTCGAGAACCGCACAGACGTTATCGGCCCCGTGAACGTCGCCGAGCGCGCCGAGGAGACGACACTCCTGGTCGAACGACAGCGTTCGGTACTCCACCCGTTCGCCGACCTCCTCGCAGAACTCCGGGCGGTACGACAGGGGTTCCAAGTCGGTGAAGTTGAGGCCGTATTCGGCCTCGTAGTCCGTACAACTCGGACAGTCGAAGCGCGGAGGGGGACCGTCACCGCCGGAATCGTCTTCTGTGTCTGGCACGATTCTCTGCGTTCGTCAGTGAATACGCTACTCGGCCTATTTATATTACGGTGTCCGGCCGGTGACTTTAGACTGCTCCGACCTCGACAGACGCAGTCACGGCGCGGGTCGCGCTCTCCACGCCGAACCTTCGAGAGTGGGTTTTATCTTTCTGACGGCCGAAGCGGTGATTAATGCTCGTTCTCGGAGACGCCCACGCCGACGACCCCGACAATAGGCGCGCGCTGTTCGCCGCCTATCGGGAGGCCGACGCCGACGTGGCGTTGCAGTTGGGCGACTTACTCTACTACGACCTGCCGATTCCGACATACTTCATCGCCGGTAACAACGAGGACTTCGACGTCATCGACGCGCTCCGTCACGGCCGCGTCGAGAGTTCCGACGTCTGCAACGCCGTCCTGCTGGGCGACGAACCGGTCGAAGTCGAGGGCCTGCGCGTGGCGGGCCTGTCGGGCAACTACGCGCCGACCCAGTACGAACGACCGCGGCCGAACCTCCAAGGCGAGCGCCGCCGCCACTTCGTCCGCGGGGACGTGGAAGCGGTCAAGGAGGCCGACGACGTGGACGTGTTGCTCACCCACGAAGCGCCCCACGGCCTGCCGGTCTCGGAGGACTACGAGGTCGGCTGTCGGTACATCGACGAACTCGTCGAAGCGGTCGAACCGCGCCTCTGTCTGGTCGGCCACCACCACCAGCACGCCGAGACGACCTACGGCGACACCAGAGTCGTCAGCATCGCGTCGGTCGAAAAGCGGTACTACGAACTCGACCCCGGAACGCTGGAACTCACGTCGCACCCGACGCCGCCGGCGTAGAAGCCACAGCCCTTACCTCCGGTCGCGCCGACACTCCGGCGATACTCGTCCTCGGAGACGCCCACGCCGACGACCCGGACCGCCGCCGCGCGCTCCTCGCGGCCTA
Protein-coding sequences here:
- the dapA gene encoding 4-hydroxy-tetrahydrodipicolinate synthase encodes the protein MTRTDEPFSGVYPAMTTPFDADDGIDFEQLRADARRLADAGVDGLLAVGSTGESATLTHDEHVEVVDAVTDAVDVPVIAGSGSNNTREALELSRRSADAGADALLLISPYYNKPEPEGMERHYRTVADEVDVPQIVYNVPSRTGRNVAVETAVSLAEHENIQGYKAASGDLNRIGEVIERTRDEEFSVLSGDDFLTLPMLSLGATGTISVSANVEPERTSALVEAGLSGDFAAAREVHEELAPLVRALFSETNPIPVKEAMEIREYGPARLRSPLSRLSEEHRAELAGILAELEGEPTGVHQ
- a CDS encoding metallophosphoesterase family protein, producing the protein MLVLGDAHADDPDNRRALFAAYREADADVALQLGDLLYYDLPIPTYFIAGNNEDFDVIDALRHGRVESSDVCNAVLLGDEPVEVEGLRVAGLSGNYAPTQYERPRPNLQGERRRHFVRGDVEAVKEADDVDVLLTHEAPHGLPVSEDYEVGCRYIDELVEAVEPRLCLVGHHHQHAETTYGDTRVVSIASVEKRYYELDPGTLELTSHPTPPA